From one Dermacentor variabilis isolate Ectoservices chromosome 3, ASM5094787v1, whole genome shotgun sequence genomic stretch:
- the LOC142574574 gene encoding uncharacterized protein LOC142574574 encodes MEAPSETTMIVDNHICVQVQGTEISPEEYHSDAGWTLAGERMSRLRQRTPASGKPDAPGGCQTSMRSKFYKNVRASAIKAARMPAMPLEETKIVVRPRGGLDIVKTGTTTVAAAILAAAKITSEESAADTICPNTQQNIMVVSTPNEDNAARYAKIQEISIQGKPYEVSAYRTAPHDTVKGVIRGIPIDASAEELDRKIVNERNPLAVASKRIGSTTTAIVVFQGPKVPNFVRYGVTLIPCRLYKKQIDVCQQCGRVGHRKDVCPTPTIKTCLACGLANPTEDHRCTPKCQLCGGEHPTGDRTCKAKYKIPYVVRKRQWERRQAERQLLSESDFPPLDKPPAARKSRTPSENRAPKSRDSSCCKRSLSRKTSPSRERVSWVDAAKGNNIRNVQKITETTKKEDINKVREANELLRHENAALRATINNLTKEIAKIRQLLLCNNEPLQRPTPSTSKTEETTTNIQEKAIEEPAPKKRAIEASTAIDIDIDSLEAKFEATFSKLEQLITTNIAAATALKQTMETYRADNTNRFAYIERTLQPMVGHPTFAPLFAHHPPNQGAPYTATQSWPPTQHQQQQV; translated from the coding sequence ATGGAGGCGCCCTCTGAAACAACAATGATCGTGGACAATCACATCTGCGTTCAAGTTCAGGGAACAGAGATATCACCCGAGGAATACCACAGCGACGCCGGATGGACGCTCGCGGGGGAACGCATGTCGAGGCTGCGCCAGCGGACCCCCGCCAGCGGCAAGCCCGACGCACCCGGCGGGTGTCAAACAAGCATGAGGTCAAAATTCTACAAGAACGTCAGAGCCTCAGCCatcaaggcagcacgcatgccagccatgccactagaagaaaccaagatagttgtcagacccagagggggactggatatcgtcaagaccggcaccaccaccgtcgctgcggccatactcgctgcggccaagatcacgagcgaggaaagcgccgcggacaccatctgccccaacacacaacagaacatcatggtcgtaagtacaccgaacgaagacaacgcggcaaggtacgctaaaatccaggaaatatccattcaaggcaaaccctacgaggtcagcgcatatcgcacggcacctcacgacaccgtgaagggcgtcatcagaggcatccccatcgacgcgagcgccgaAGAGCTAGATAGAAAGatcgtcaacgagaggaacccgctagcagtggcctcaaaaaggattggaagcacgaccactgcgattgtggtgttccaggggcccaaggtaccgaactttgtccgatacggagtcaccctgattccgtgccgcctctacaagaaacagatcgacgtctgccagcagtgcggccgagtgggacaccgcaaggacgtTTGCCCGACCCCCACAATCAAGACGTGCCTGGCCTGCGGACTCGCGAACCCTACAGAAGACCATCGCTGTACCCCAAAATGTCAGTTGTGCGGAGGCGAACACCcgaccggagaccgaacgtgcaaggcgaaatacaagatcccctacgtagtgcgcaagcgacaatgggagcgccgacaggccgaacgccagctactgtcggagagcgatttcccgccactggacaagccgccagctgcgcgaaagtcaaggaccccatcggaaaaccgcgcgcccaaatccagagacagcagttgttgcaagagaagcctcagcaggaaaacgtcaccgtcacgtgagcgagtgagctgggtcgacgcagcgaaaggaaacaacataaggaacgtgcagaaaatcaccgaaaccacgaagaaagaagatatTAATAAGGTCCGGGAGGCAAATGAGCTCCTAAGACAcgaaaacgcggcgttgcgagcgaccatcaacaacctcacgaaagagatcgccaagattcgtcagttgctgctatgcaacaacgagcctctacagagacccacgccaagcacaagcaagaccgaggaaacgacaacgaacatccaggagaaagccatagaggaaccggcaccgaagaagcgagccatcgagGCATCGACAGCCATCGACATCGAcatcgacagcctcgaagcgaaattcgaagcgacattcagcaaactcgaacagctaatcacgacaaacatcgcagcagcgacagcactgaaacaaacaatggagacctaccgagccgataacacgaacagattcgcctacatcgaaaggaccctacagccgatggtaggccacccgacgtttgcgcccctcttcgcgcatcatccacccaaccagggagccccgtacacggcaacgcaatcatggccgccaacgcaacaccagcagcagcaggtgtaa